The DNA sequence ACCAACGATAACGTGACGGGAGTGGCTGGAGGTGCGCTGAGCGAGCTGGaggcgcaggcgcaggcgcaACAAAGGACGTCGAGAGGACCAAGGCGGCAAACAAATCACATCAAGGAAAAGGGGGCCAAGACGGGTTTGCGATACAATCACCGTCTCTACAAACCAGCAGCGGCGGTCATCCAAATTATGTACCTCAGATCTGGTGGGCCACTCGCTGTAAGGGGAGAGACGACGACGGGACGGAGTAAAGGTTTATAACACGGAGTAATTATAGCGGCTGATTgaggcccaagcccaagcccaggaGGTGATGCCCCTGGTTGGCGATTGGGGATGGAGACTGGCCAGGTAGGGATTTGAGACACTCCACGCCTCGAGCTAGGTGCACGCATCGACTCAGGATTGCGACGAGGTAACATGGGAGCTGTGTGATAATTTAGGTCCTACATTAGATTCATACGACAGGTCAACCAGGTCAACCAACCCCCCATCTCCCGGCTCCGTCTGGTCGACATCCGTGGCTGCCGTAAATCACGACACTGGTAGAATAAGAATACGCGGAATCCATTTAGATAGGAGGTTCAGGCGAGGCTTGACAGGCATGATTTCGTCCCGCGGTTGAGCATGAAAAAAGGGATGATAGACCAGACGCTCCTGCAACCACCGGTCGATTCGGCACTATCACGAGGTCGGCACTTGGACCAGGTTTGAGTGAGATTTTGGAGACTTTGACGAATTGAATCCGGCTCCGTTTGCAAGAGAGTGAGGTTGCATTAAGAAATTCACCATCGGTGTCGCGCATGGAGCCAAACGCCTTGTCCTTGTGTAGATTATTATCCAGACCAGCATCAATGAGGAGGCTCAACTTTCATGGATCACTGGATGAATGATTATGTCAGGAATCCTCCTCGGCGCCCCGAATTCTCTGCATTGCACCATGCCTAATACGAAAGGGGAAGTTCCAGCCACAACGCCACACTCTGTCTTGTGTGCTCTCATGGCTGGTCCTAGGATATTTGAACGAACATTTTCATTGAAGTAAAGAGTAGAATTAAGAACTCGAGTCGAATATTGTAAGGATTAAGTTTAGAAACTTCGGGACATCGCTCTTAGGATGTACTTTTATTTGAGTAAACTGTCAGGGCGCTGAAGAGCAGACGCCAAAGCTGAGAGAGGCTGCACTCCTTCGGCCCGGAATATCACTGCTTCCGAGAACCCCTGCCAGTCGCGACAAGGCTGCACGCTGCACGTGTGTTGCTCTTCCAGCGCATGTCCAAAAAAATACCAAATACCAGAAGCTTTCCAGgaaagctcatcatcaaactTCTCCCATCTTTATTTCCTCTTCTCTGAAAACGCGAGTCCAGTGAGCCTGGGAAAAAGCTCGCGACCGACTTTCTCGCTCAGTTCTCGAGCAATCGACCCCCGAAGCCGACCAAGAAAGCTTTGTTGCCTGCGCGGCAGCATCGCAAATCGTCAACATGAGCAACAGCATGCGCGATTTAATCTCTGGGGAGGCCGAGttggacgacgaggaggacgacgagtcttttgacgaggatgatggtgGCAACCGCAGACGGAGACCTGCCGTCGAAGActcgagcgaggaggaggaagacgatgacgatgaagaggaagctcGCAAGGTTTGTTTTGGCCTCGAGCCTCTAAAATAAGGCACTGTGGCTTATGCGCTGATTCTACAGGTTCGCGAAGGTTTCATCgtcgacgaagatgaggacgaagacgacgttgacgaggatgacgctGATGTGCGACCCGTGGTCAAAAGAAAGCGAGAGCATCGCGACcgtgaagaggaggagcaacTAGATGAAGATGATCTAGAGCTGATCGGCGAACAATTTGGCGAGCGACCCAAGCCGCAGAGTCAGGTGAGTTTTCATGACGGCAGCCTGCGCGACCTCGACCCCTTGGCACCTCTAACCTTTACCACAGTCCCAGTACAAACGTCTTAAGCGCGGCCATCGCGGCGAAGATCGCGCATCCGAGCGTCGTGGCCTTGAAGAAATCTTTtccgacgacgaagatgacgcGGGCGAGCAACGAAACTATGGCAGGTCATACCGAGGACAGGTCGACGAGTTTGAAGACTTCATCGAAGAGGACTTCCCCGACGACCCGGATGTGAAAGCACgggagatggaagatgcTGAAGTCGCCCGACCCAGAGATCGCGGTGTTGGTCATGTCATTGACACCACCAATCTGGACAAGGACGCGTTGGACGACATGGAGGCTATCTTCGGCAATGGCGAGGACTACGACTGGGCACTccagatggaagaggaggaagaagaccgtGAAAGGGAGGAGCAGGCCATCGAACTCAAGGATGTGTTTGAACCGTCCCagctgaaggagaagctccTGACCGACGAGGATAACGAGATCCGCTTCACCGACGAGCCTGAACGATTCCAACTCGACCGAAAGAACTTCAAGAACCTGCAGCTCACCGCCGAGCAGTTCAGAGAGGAGGCACGGTGGATTACCAACCAGCTGTGGCCAAAGAAGGGCCTGGCCCCCGATCTGCAGAGCCCATTCGGCAAAGCTGTTGGCAAAGTCCTCGAGTTCTTCATTGTCGATGAGGTGGAAGTGCCCTACGTCTTCCAACACCGCAAAGACTACCTGCTTCATACTCGAAAGACGCGCAACCCCAACCGCGACGATCCTGATGCCCCTGAATATGTCATCAGTGCCGAAAAGCTACTGAACCAAGATGACCTCTGGAAGATTTTGGAGTTGGATATTAAGTTCCGATCTTTCGTGGACAAGAGAAACTCGCTCGAAAAGACCTTTGAGAACCTTCGAGGCTTGGATATCAACGACTCGATTGTGGAGGAGATGATTCCCGAGGCCACAACCATGGAGGAACTCCAGGATCTGCAGGACTACTTGCATTTTCAATATGGACCCCAGCTCAAGGACCttgccgccatggctggcaaCCTTTCCCTTACGAAGCGGCCGGGTTCCAAGTCGAATCTCCTGGAGCGAGTCCGCCAGGGCAAGGCATACAACTTTGTTCGTGCCTATGGCATTAGCGCAGACCAGCTCGCCAAGAATGCTTTGCGACAGGGAAAGAAGGTGTCTCCTGATGATGACGCTCAATATCCTATGGACTTGGCCGACAGCTTGATTGATGATAACTTCAGCACAGGCGATCAGGTCATGAACGCAGCACGACAGATGTATGCTGAGGAGCTGTTTGCCAGTCCGAGAATGCGCAAGCATTTCCGAAACTCGTACTACCAGGCTGCTGAGATCAGCTGTCGACGAACCGACAAGGGACTGCGCAGGATCGACGAGACTCACCCTTACTACGAGGTGAAGTACTTGCAAAACCAGGCCATTGCCGACCTTGTTCATCAGCCtgagctcttcctcaagatgatgaaggccgaggaggaaggatTGGTCAGCATCAAGCTTGATATGCCCGCCAGATACGACTTCCGCAGGCAGCTCTATCAGGAGTTCGAGTCGGAGAACTTCAGTGATCGAGCGGAACAATGGCGGGAAGAACGCAAGAAGGTCCTCGACGTCGCATACCCCAAATTGGAGAAGATCATTGCCAAGAACGTCAAGGAGGTTATCCGAACGTTCTGTCAGGATGAGGTGCTCAAGATGTGCCGAGAAGAGTACGCCAAGCGACTCGACCAGGCGCCTTACAAACCCAAGGGCATGATTTTGGGTACCACTCCTCGTGTGCTGGTTCTCTCCAACGGTATGAGTGACCCTGCTCGCGATCCCGTCTGCTGGGCTTgggtcgaggaagatgggCGAGTGATTGAGCAAGGAAAGTTTGGCAATCTTGCTCGAGACGAGCGCCAGCGAGAGGACTTTGTTGAAGTTGTCAACCGCCGTCGACCCGATGTGATTGGTGTCAGCGGTTGGTCTGCCGATACCAACAAGCTTGTGCGTGACCTGGAGACTCTGGTTACCGAGAAGGGCCTCATGGGTCCCGAGTTTGAGGACCCAGACACAAACGACTACCGCACAGAGCCTTTGGAGGTTGTGGTGGTGAACGACGAGGTGGCCCGCCTGTACAAGGACAGCCCCCGAGCGCTTGCCGAGCACCCGAGCCTCAACCCCGTCACAAGGTACTGTGTTGCTCTGGCACGCTACATGCAGAACCCCATGAAGGAGTACGCGGCCCTCGGTAGGGATGTTACCTCCCTCTCTTACCACCCGTGCCAGAACCTCCTCCCTcccgagaagctggccaagtatctcgactcggccatggtcGACATGGTCAACCTCTGTGGTGTGGACATTAATGAAGCCATGACCGACAGTTACACTGCCAACCTCTTGCCGTACGTCTCGGGTCTGGGACCACGAAAAGCCTCGAGCGTGATAAAGGCGATCAATGCCAACGGCGGCGCTGTTAATACCAGAGATGAGCTCGTTGGCGATCCCGATAGCGGCAAGTTGCCAGTCGTGGGCCCCAGGGTGTGGAACAACTGCGCGAGTTTCCTCTTCATCGAATACGAGGCCACTAACCCGTCTTCTGACCCTTTGGATAACACGCGTGTGCACCCTGAAGACTACGAACTTGGCCGCAAGATGGCGGCCGACGCTCTggagcttgacgaggaagacgtcAAGGCTGAGACAGACGAGAATGGCCCGGGTGCAATCGTGCGGAAACTCTTTAAGCAAGATGAGCAGGACAAAGTCAACGAGCTTGTCCTGGAGGAGTATGCAGAGCAGCTTGAGAGGAACTACAGTCAACGCAAGCGAGCCACTCTGGAGACGATTCGTGCCGAACTCCAGGCTCCTTACGAGGAGCTGCGAAGGAACTTTGGCCTGCTAACGGCCTCAGAGATCTTTACCATGTTCACTGGCGAAACCAAGTTGACACTTTGCGACGGCATGATTGTGCCCGTCAACGTGCGAATTGTCAAGGATGACTTTGCCATTGTCAAGCTGGATTGTGGTATCGAGGGCAGAGTCGAGGCTCATGAAGCCAGCCACCGCGCGTCCATCAAGGAGGTGCTCAGTGTTGGACAGACAGCGCAGGCCAAGATCCTGGACATCAACTACAAGGATTTCATGGCCAAGTTGTCAATGCGGGAAGACTCGCTGCGGATTCCGTACAAGCGGCCAATCAACTTTGGACGTGATGGGTGGGATTACGCCCTTGAAGCGGCggacaaggaggagctgcgggagaaggacaagaccacGGGCCGAACGCAGCGTGTGGTCAAGCATCCCAACTTCAAGCCATTCAACGGTATCCAGGCCGAGGAGTACCTCGGATCGCAACCCAACGGTGAGGTGATTATCCGTCCCTCGTCCAAGGGTAACGATCATCTGGCGGTCACGTGGAAGGTTGCAGATGGCGTTTACCAGCACATCGACGTGCTGGAGATGCAGAAGGAGACGGAGTTCTCGGTGGGCAAGCTGCTGCGCGTTGGCGGCAAGTACACGTACAGTGATCTGGACGAGCTGATCGTGGAGcacgtcaaggccatggtgcgcaaggtggaggagatgatgcgGCACGACAAGTTCCAGAGCCGATCTCGGGGAGAGACGGGTAAGTGTGACAAGATGGATTGGATCAGACAGGGGGCATGATGCTAACAAGGGGCTGCAGAGAACTGGCTAACGACATACATCAACGCCAACCCGAACCAGTCAACGTATGCATTCTGCATTGACACCAAGCACCCTGGGTACTTCTGGCTGTGCTTCAAGGCCAGCCGGACGGCCAAGGTGATAGGGCTGCCGGTACGAACGATCCCGCAGGGCTTTGAGCTCAAGGGTTACCAGTACCCGGACATGCGAGCACTGTGCAACGGTTTCAAGCTGCGATACCAGAACGAGTTTTCCAAGATGGGACGCCGTTAGGTCGGCAGCCAGATAGGCAGGCTGAAGGGACGACTAAGGGGGAGAGCGGGAAGCACATGTTTGATTAGACTTGGAATGAGGATGAAGCTGCAAGTGTACTTTAGGCGTAAGTTAATGAGTTTTCTTTTGCGAAACGAGGAGATAGAGGCGAGCTATGGCAGCAGGGAAAAAATGAGAACCAAAACCAAGCTTAATCGACATGATTTGACGCATATCGAGCCGTTTGCCTAGGGGTGCATTCACATGAACGAGGAAGCCAACACTGTGAGATGAAGGCCGATGATAGGCATCCATTCGCCCTATCTCGAACTGACCTTTGACTCACGGTGCCTAGTTGACAATCTCATGGATGAGCATGATTGCGTATCATGTTGCGCCATAGGCCGATAACGTTTAAAGAGTGATATCACAACTCAAATCTCGGAAGGCAACCGAGTTAAACTTGATAGGAGATGATACGATCAAGATAGAGTATCGCGATATCTATAAGCGTATGCAGATAGTCATGACTATGAGGTGAACCATGATTATGGTtacgccatggccgagatgggtTGATAAGGTGCTTCTCGAGGGGGAGTCAAAGGAAAGTCACGACGCCAGCCACGCGCTAATGTTGCCAACTCTGAGCATAATGGCCCATCTGGAGATATCACAAGCACTCGGCCTCGAGTTGCGTAATTCCCAAACAGCTTTGAACACTTGTCCACTGCAACTGAAGCAAAGAGTCGGTGATTGCGATAAGAATGGGGCATAGGGACGATCATGGGACCTCTCTTGGAGTCTACTGGTTCTTGTTGCTTCTGGAACGAAGCGGATACCTCGGGCGTGGTCGTCGCGAGAGGCGCCATGAGTGGCGAGCTGTGACGTGTGGCTCATGCATGAGCGATcgcggaggagggggaagCTGAAGTCGCGGTTTGATCTTAGGGGGTTTGTTGGTTCCATGAGGCTCAAAAAAGGGGATCGAGAACTAGCTGGAAAGAGCTCGAGCTCAATTGAAGCTTGCAATTGGGCAATTGGAGCCCAACTTGGCTCAAACCCCTGAGAAGTTGCTCGAGTGCTTTCTGTTGTTCGAGGTGTCGTTCGGGAATGGGTCGATGAGGTCATGTGCACCGCTGCGCCTGACGAACAGGAGCGCGTGGCCCGCTGAGTCAGTTCCAGTTTCGGGGAGACCCACTCGATGGATGTCAATGTCAGCCAGGCAAGAGCTCGAACTCCGAGAGCGGCATCGGACTTTGGGAGTTTGTAACTTGTCTATCCTATCATGATGGGGAAAACTTGATGAGATCGGGTTCTTGTTAGGTTGGAAGAATGGCGACCCACACGTTGGTTTTGGGAAGGAGGCTCGTCGGTAGGTAAAGGTAGATTTGGCGGGTGGTTCCCCGGCAGATGCGGCTCGTTGGAATTGGTCAATGTGACGCTGGGAGTAGTAAGAATCAGCCAATATCCGCGACAAGTCCTCTGTTTTGCATCTCAAGACGAAACAAGACGATGCAGACACGTCTGGGCCTCAATTGAGTCTCTAGAATGATGAAAGCATACTCACATACTCCCTCGTATCTGTTGACGACCTTTTGCTCAGCTATCGCTATCAGCGGCACTCTCCTAGGGCGTACGCCGGTACCTGCGTACCCCGGATCCCCGCAATTTAGCGGATCCTCCTCTCTAAGTTGTGGCCAGGCGGACCGCCCGCCGCCGACCGCcgaagagagaaagggaaGGAGGCAGGGAACAGGAGACCCCTGCTGCAGCTTGAGAGACACACCGACGTCAGTTGCTCTGCTCACCACGAGGTCACCTGGTCCTACACGcgcccgccgccgctgccgaaggaagaggagcttTTGCTCACGCGTAACATGTTGCTGCTGCGAGCGCACGCACCGCCTTGGTCAAGACAAGAGGGCGGATGGCGTGTAGGTGCCGCCAGTCAGAGAGGACAGCACAGCAAACTtggccatggatgggataGCTAATCTGTCGTTTAAGCGCCGGGGAAGGGACGGCCAAGGAAACCCTGCTAAAGAATCTACAGTGCTGTACTAGATTTGGGAGGGTCAAGGGGAGGCGAGATTCAATTGAGCCCATTGACCACGGGCAATGGCACGAGCATCGTCATGGGATTCGAATTGCACAATCTGCATCACGGCCTGTGCTCAAATCACCTCAATTGTCTCTGCAATTGCTCGCAATCTCTCTCCGTCTCCCTTGTCCCGGGGGCTGGAATGTTTGTGACTCTTTCCCCCGCAGTGGTAACGTGCTTGTAGAGCTTCGGTCGTGAGAGGCATAGAGTTGGGGCGGCGGCTGCTTGCGTCAGGTCACGCGATAACGGACGGGATGGGGACGAGACCCGCCCGCTACTGTACCAAGACAAGATCCCCTCCCCACTGAGTTGAGAAGGTGGAGCCAGAGTGAGGCGCTGCTTGCACCGAGACCCATGAtggaccatcatcatcatgaatGATGGGGAAAGAAACTGGGCCCTTTGTTGCAATGACTCTTCCGTATGCGTTGGTCAATTGATCCATCCCAGTCTCCGGGGCCGGCACTCGCTCGCTTCCATCTTGTTGGGGGGAGATGCGAAGCTCACCTGGTAATCTGCCTGCACAGGTACCTACCTATGTACTGTAGCAGACAGGGGAGGAGCTTTGGGAGCTTCCCCTCGTCGACGTCCTGCCTAGGGAACATCGGCCGGGCCATGACCTGATTGGGCACGAGGTGATGCCATCACCCAGCGTCCCTCGCGTGACTCTCGGGATATAAAGCTTCGGAGCTGTCCCTGGATTGCATCTCGCTTTATCCCATCCAGCATCTGTCTGCCCATCAACAACCATCAACGTCAACCAATTGCGAACCAACGACAACATCTCTTTTTGAGATCCAACACCTTCATCCGTCTCCTCAAGCACACTTCTCTCCAACAAGACTCCAACACACATAATACAGGGATCCAACGTTGATTCACTGTCTACATCCACTGCCTACACAATCAACCAACGCTCAATCGCCATCATCCAACACGTGCCCGCCTGCCTTGAATAAGAGCACCTGAGCAACAGCTACACAAGAACTTGACTTGTTCCTCACATCACATCGCAACACTTTACTCTCACACACTCATCAGCATAACATCGCCTCCCAACTAGTCCCTCACACCTCTTTCATCAAAAGTAAGTTTATAGTCTCCTTTTCCCTGCCGCCTCCCGCCACTTCCTCGTCCCCCTGCTCCCTCGtccctcctccgtctcccgGAGTCGAGGTATACACGGAGTACCTGCCTCGCCGCCCAGTACAGACTCCGGCACCCCGCACCCGCATGGAACACCCAAACTCGCTCACCCGGGGAAGGGGCTCCCTGGCGATTGCCGTTCGTGTCTGCGTCTGTCTGGTGACGTTTGGCCGGGCCTCCATTTAAAAGCCATCCAAACCCCCTTCGTTCTCGAGCCTCTTGACCCCTCTTTCccatccttcatcatcctgATCATCCATCACTTGTCATCTACAACCTGTATCTTCGCATCAACACGACTCTCCTCCATCTGTACCACCAAGCGTCTTCCCCTCTACACCTCTCACGAGTTAGCTTGCTGTCTACCCTTCTGCCTCCAACCTCATGCTGACTCCATCCCTTGTAGTGACTCGTTCCCACAAGGCCAACGACCGTGACCACAAGGGTCTCGCTGAGGGCACCGCCCTCCCCACCGAGCATCTTCCTCGCTTCTTTGCCAAGCACGGCTATGCCGAtgtcgaccccaagaaggtgaagaaggaCGGCTCTGGTCGAGGTAACTGGTATGTGGCACAGAAACCTCTTGACTATACAACAGCGCACTAACACGGCTGCCAGGGGAACCGTCAACGACGACATCGCTGACGAAGACTTCACCTTTACCAACGCTCGTCGCCGctccaacagcagcagcttctcacACCACGTCtcagacctcaagaccaagttcgaggtcaacgagcccgagcccgtcTTTGAGGAGTCGGTCCATGgtccagaggaggaggaccatGAGGACCTCTCCAAGACCGACTCTTCCGAGAGCGGCCGATCCTCCTCCTAATCGGCATAtcgcatcctcctcgagaggTCGATAGTCATACGCTCGCTGCCATGtttggcagcagcaacttTTTGAGGGTCCAACTGTACAAGGAACTAGGGGGCAAGGTTTGATCTTTTTTCTTAATGCAAGCACGAAACGACATGGAATGAAACGAATGAAACAACAGAATTATCAGGGGATGAATACTTGATCAAACGGATGGGGAAATCGGAACGGCAATTTTGGACGGAGTTGACGGACCCTCGTGGCTATTCACTGATCTCGACGTGGATCATCATGGTTAAGGACCGCCTGTGAAGACTTCTTTTTCCACGCGGCCAGATGTATTACTGTATCACTAGCTTAGCTTATCAACAAAGCGACGACAAGGCTGGAAAGATGCTCATATGAGCCCAGCCGAAACCACTGTGTTCCTTGCATGAGTCCCATGTCTTGTCATGACTGTTTGTCTCATTGACATCAAATGCCCCTCTTATAATATGCATATCCGATGAAGATGCGGTCTTTCATATCCGGAAACCACTAACTCAGCTGGGCTGCCGGGCCTCAAGACCCGAGACCATCACGAGTTCACCTGCAGCAAATGAGAGTCGGATAGGGACATGCCCAGAAACCCATTGAGCGAATAACCAAAGCGGGTTGCCCTGTCTATCCTCGACAAAAAAGCCcccttcatctctctctttctctacCCCGCTCCCTCAAACTCCCCTCCAGCACAGTATcaggagcagcagccacGGCGGCGGTGTCGATCCCTCGCTTGCGCCCATCCCCAGGTTGCTAGCGCTGGGAAGGGGTAAGCGTCACAGTGCTCCTGTGTGGTACTGTGTGTGCTCTTTCGGCGCCCGGCCGTGATGGAATGTACGCACGGGAGTTGTCCCATTTGCTGTGACGGGAATGTATGGATGCTCGTGGATGGTAGTTGGTGGGTGTCGGCATGGTGATGCTGAAGCTGGGTCCTGCTGGAACTTGTGTTTTGAAAGttgcttttttttaaagCATGTCTGTATTTTGACCTCTCTGGATAATGTACCATAGATTACAATACCAATTGATCACCAGCATCTCTCCATCACTCTCTACCCATCTAAAGtcatcgtccatgtcgtcgtccttATCGCTATCGCCATACATGACCGCAGTGGAGATTGACCCTCCTGCGGATGTGACCTGCATCGCGATGGCCCGCTGTAACACCCCTAAACTTACAGGGGGGTTAGCAAGAACCCCGCGATACCCGGATGGGGTGGCGGGTTCCTCGTGGTTGGCCCGGGCGTTGGGTCAAGCCACCAAGGCTGCGGGCGAGGCTGAGTTGTGGTCTGTGCGTTTTGGCACCGTCGAAATTTCCAAGGAGAGCTTGCGAGGCTGTGATGCTTGAGCTTCAAGCTTGCGACGCGACCAAGAATCAGCGACGACTCGAGACGATACAAGGCAACAATTGGGAGATCACTTTTGGACCGAGTAATTTCGCGATATACTTGGACTAAACACTACACAATATCTGGCTTCCACGGCCAACACAAGCGCAGTCTTGCCAAAACACCAAGccaaccatcaccatggccgtCCCCCCAGCATATCACGAGTCGCTCCCCTGTAAGACTCTCTCGCCCGTCACTCATCCAAACAAGGCTAACAAATATCCTCCCAGATGTTGACCCCGAACCCTCTCCCGAAgctctcgccgccgcccgCGCCCTCATAACCGCCGAGGCAGCTACACAACCCCCCAAACCCTCCTCCCACCCAGAGCCCTCTTTCTCCCCCGCCATAGCCGCCGAGCTCGCCCGCGTATCCAACTCGACGCCCCTCGCTCCCCTTGATCTCTCCCGCTACGAGGCACCCTCGCCCAGCGCCCCTCCCGCAGAGGCCCTCCCCTCAGCCGCCGTTGCGCACAGCTACCTCTCGTCGCGTCTCACCAACCTCGAACTGCTCGACCG is a window from the Fusarium keratoplasticum isolate Fu6.1 chromosome 5, whole genome shotgun sequence genome containing:
- a CDS encoding Transcription elongation factor Spt6, with amino-acid sequence MSNSMRDLISGEAELDDEEDDESFDEDDGGNRRRRPAVEDSSEEEEDDDDEEEARKVREGFIVDEDEDEDDVDEDDADVRPVVKRKREHRDREEEEQLDEDDLELIGEQFGERPKPQSQSQYKRLKRGHRGEDRASERRGLEEIFSDDEDDAGEQRNYGRSYRGQVDEFEDFIEEDFPDDPDVKAREMEDAEVARPRDRGVGHVIDTTNLDKDALDDMEAIFGNGEDYDWALQMEEEEEDREREEQAIELKDVFEPSQLKEKLLTDEDNEIRFTDEPERFQLDRKNFKNLQLTAEQFREEARWITNQLWPKKGLAPDLQSPFGKAVGKVLEFFIVDEVEVPYVFQHRKDYLLHTRKTRNPNRDDPDAPEYVISAEKLLNQDDLWKILELDIKFRSFVDKRNSLEKTFENLRGLDINDSIVEEMIPEATTMEELQDLQDYLHFQYGPQLKDLAAMAGNLSLTKRPGSKSNLLERVRQGKAYNFVRAYGISADQLAKNALRQGKKVSPDDDAQYPMDLADSLIDDNFSTGDQVMNAARQMYAEELFASPRMRKHFRNSYYQAAEISCRRTDKGLRRIDETHPYYEVKYLQNQAIADLVHQPELFLKMMKAEEEGLVSIKLDMPARYDFRRQLYQEFESENFSDRAEQWREERKKVLDVAYPKLEKIIAKNVKEVIRTFCQDEVLKMCREEYAKRLDQAPYKPKGMILGTTPRVLVLSNGMSDPARDPVCWAWVEEDGRVIEQGKFGNLARDERQREDFVEVVNRRRPDVIGVSGWSADTNKLVRDLETLVTEKGLMGPEFEDPDTNDYRTEPLEVVVVNDEVARLYKDSPRALAEHPSLNPVTRYCVALARYMQNPMKEYAALGRDVTSLSYHPCQNLLPPEKLAKYLDSAMVDMVNLCGVDINEAMTDSYTANLLPYVSGLGPRKASSVIKAINANGGAVNTRDELVGDPDSGKLPVVGPRVWNNCASFLFIEYEATNPSSDPLDNTRVHPEDYELGRKMAADALELDEEDVKAETDENGPGAIVRKLFKQDEQDKVNELVLEEYAEQLERNYSQRKRATLETIRAELQAPYEELRRNFGLLTASEIFTMFTGETKLTLCDGMIVPVNVRIVKDDFAIVKLDCGIEGRVEAHEASHRASIKEVLSVGQTAQAKILDINYKDFMAKLSMREDSLRIPYKRPINFGRDGWDYALEAADKEELREKDKTTGRTQRVVKHPNFKPFNGIQAEEYLGSQPNGEVIIRPSSKGNDHLAVTWKVADGVYQHIDVLEMQKETEFSVGKLLRVGGKYTYSDLDELIVEHVKAMVRKVEEMMRHDKFQSRSRGETENWLTTYINANPNQSTYAFCIDTKHPGYFWLCFKASRTAKVIGLPVRTIPQGFELKGYQYPDMRALCNGFKLRYQNEFSKMGRR
- a CDS encoding HABP4-PAI-RBP1 domain-containing protein; the encoded protein is MLTPSLVVTRSHKANDRDHKGLAEGTALPTEHLPRFFAKHGYADVDPKKVKKDGSGRGNWGTVNDDIADEDFTFTNARRRSNSSSFSHHVSDLKTKFEVNEPEPVFEESVHGPEEEDHEDLSKTDSSESGRSSS